The region GTTCCCAACAGCGCATGAGTTCGTGGAGGTCACGAGCAGCCAGTTTGTGAGAATCTTCTTCGAGCATTTCGAGAAGATGGAAACCGGTGTGCAGCAGGGATTTAGAGGTAACGTACATGGTACCAACACCACCACCGTATTCATCAGTTGCCTTAACAAGACGCATCATGAAGTTTTTGGGAGTGATGTAATTGGGGTTAACTACGGGGTCGGTAGAGATTCCTTTACCTGCTTCGTAGGTGTACCAAGGCTGGTAGATTTCTTTAGCGAGATCAGCAGCATTTTCTTTCAGAGTGGGTTTGAAGTCCTTGTGGTCAGCAACCCAGCGTACCATCTGCTTACCAACGATACGGCCTTCAGCGTGAGAACCGGAAGAGAACTTGTGACCGGATGCGCCAACACCGTCAGCACAGGTCCAGAGGCCGTTAACGGTGGTCATACGGTTGTAGACTTTACCGTTGTCAGCTTTAACTTTGTAATCTTCGGGAACCCAGTCTTCGTCCGGACCGGAAGTCCAGATACCGCAGCAACCGGAGTGAGAACCGAGGAGGTAAGGCTCGGTGGGCATGATTTCGGAACCGGAGTTTTCAGGTTCGATGTTCTGACAAGCCCAGAGGTTAGCCTGACCAACACACATGTCGAGGAAATCTTCCCATGCTTCAGATTCGAGGTGTTTCTGTTCAGCGGGGGAGAGTTCTGCGAAAGTGTTCTGCAGTGCGGTAGCGGTATCCATGTAGATGGGGCCGCGGCCTTCACGCATTTCACGGAGCATCATGTGGTTACGCAGACAGGTCGGGATAACGTGACCTTTAGCGTAGCCGCGATCTTCGTAAGGCTTGAGCATTGCGCGGTTAGTTTCGCAGTAGTCTTCGCCTTTGTAGTTGGTTGCTTTAGCTTTGAAGAGCAGGAACCATGCGCCAACCGGACCGTAACCGTCTTTAAAACGAGCGGGTACGAAGCGGTTTTCCATCATGGTCATTTCAGCGCCAACCTGTGCACACATGGTGTAGGTGGAACCAGCGTTCCATACGGGATACCATGCACGACCCATACCTTCACCAGTGGAGCGAGGACGGTAAACGTTTACAGCACCACCGCAAGCTACAACAGCTGCGTTACATTTGAAAACATATACTTTGTTTTCACGAGTGGAGAAACCTACAGCACCAGCGATACGGTTGGGTTCGTTGGCATCAAGAAGCATCTTAACGATGAAGATACGTTCCATGTAGTTATCTTCGCCGAGAGCCATTTTAGCAGCTTCAGCAACGATACATTTGTAGGACTCACCGTTGATCATCATCTGCCAGCGACCGGAACGAACGCAAGCGTCGCCGTTACGCAGGGAGAGACCAGCTGCTTTAGCAGCTGCACCGTCGAGGTTCTTACCGTCTTTTTTGATCCAGCAGGGAAGGCCCCACTCTTCAAAAAGGTGAACGGAATCATCAACGTGACGGCCGAGGTCAAAAATAAGGTCTTCACGAACGAGGCCCATGAGGTCAGTACGAACCATGCGTACGTAGTCATCAGCGTCATTTTCGCCAAGGTATGTGTTGATAGCGGAAAGACCCTGTGCAACAGCACCGGAACGTTCCATAGCAGCTTTATCGAGAAGCATGATGGACATATCGCCACCAACTTTTTCGATCCAACGGCATGCTTCATAAGCAACACCGCAGTTACCCATACCACCACCGACGAGGAGCAGGTCGACGTCTTTTTCTATAAGCTCAGGTTCTGCGAGAGCAACACCTTTAGAAGCTTCTTTACTAGGGAGAAGAGGCATGTTTCCTCCTTAATTAGGTTTTAGATTACGTGAATTAATACACCTAAGCCAATGCTTAGCAGTGATTAATCCAGATCCTTCCAAGCTGTGGTCTTGTCAGCATCAGCAACGTCAAACTTCTGTCCGAGAACTTCTTTGGGCTTAGCCAGTTCAGTTTCGGTGAAGAGGAGTTCGCTGTCGAGATCGCCCGGCTCGGGTTTACCTTCATAAGGTTTGATAGAACCTTCAGCGGTAGTGCGGATGGGGAACTTGAAGCGTTTTACGTTTCCATTACGGAATTTAACGGTCCACATGATGTCTTCAGCGGAACGCATGGGGATAGAAGTACCGCCCATGGGTGCGAAGTCACCGTAGGGACGTGCTTCGATAGCGCCCTGGGGACAAATTTTAACGCAGGAGTAACACTCCCAGCATCCTTCGGGTTCCTGGTTGTAAGCCCGCATTTCTTCGGGATCCAGGATCATCAGATCGTTAGGGCAGATGTACATGCAGGCGGTCTTTTCGCCACCTTTACAGCCATCACACTTTTCCGGATTGACAAAGGTCGGCATACCTAGTCCTCCTAAAAGGGTTTAATGTTATCAATCACCGACATCCTATAACCATTTATAATCTTGCCTAATGTTCAAGGCTCGTGAAATTAGTAACTATCAAGCCCCACACACGGTGTCAAGACGAAAGTGAAATTTAGAACAAGCTAATCTCAAGTCCGCAATACAAATGGTTCTGAAACACTGTTGCCAGTTCACGATGCCGCAAAAAACAGCACCGGTCTTTTCGCAACAAAACAATAATGTGTTCCATCATGGGTTGGTATTTAGTTCAATCTAGCCTTTAATTGCAAGCCTTTTTTTCAGAATATGAGATTTTCTTCACAACAACTCTAACAATTTGATTTTACACACCAAGAACGTAGAGATTCACCTGATTTTCTCTAGACTAACTTCAAAAATACTTATCATATAATATGCACAATTCTTGATAGGCTTAAGAATAGAGATAATGAAGACAAACGATCTCGAATATCTTTCATACAA is a window of Maridesulfovibrio sp. DNA encoding:
- the aprA gene encoding adenylyl-sulfate reductase subunit alpha: MPLLPSKEASKGVALAEPELIEKDVDLLLVGGGMGNCGVAYEACRWIEKVGGDMSIMLLDKAAMERSGAVAQGLSAINTYLGENDADDYVRMVRTDLMGLVREDLIFDLGRHVDDSVHLFEEWGLPCWIKKDGKNLDGAAAKAAGLSLRNGDACVRSGRWQMMINGESYKCIVAEAAKMALGEDNYMERIFIVKMLLDANEPNRIAGAVGFSTRENKVYVFKCNAAVVACGGAVNVYRPRSTGEGMGRAWYPVWNAGSTYTMCAQVGAEMTMMENRFVPARFKDGYGPVGAWFLLFKAKATNYKGEDYCETNRAMLKPYEDRGYAKGHVIPTCLRNHMMLREMREGRGPIYMDTATALQNTFAELSPAEQKHLESEAWEDFLDMCVGQANLWACQNIEPENSGSEIMPTEPYLLGSHSGCCGIWTSGPDEDWVPEDYKVKADNGKVYNRMTTVNGLWTCADGVGASGHKFSSGSHAEGRIVGKQMVRWVADHKDFKPTLKENAADLAKEIYQPWYTYEAGKGISTDPVVNPNYITPKNFMMRLVKATDEYGGGVGTMYVTSKSLLHTGFHLLEMLEEDSHKLAARDLHELMRCWEQFHRLWTVRLHMQHIEFREESRYPGFYYRGDFMGLDDSKWKCFVNSKYDVEKGETTVFKKAYHQIIPT
- the aprB gene encoding adenylyl-sulfate reductase subunit beta; its protein translation is MPTFVNPEKCDGCKGGEKTACMYICPNDLMILDPEEMRAYNQEPEGCWECYSCVKICPQGAIEARPYGDFAPMGGTSIPMRSAEDIMWTVKFRNGNVKRFKFPIRTTAEGSIKPYEGKPEPGDLDSELLFTETELAKPKEVLGQKFDVADADKTTAWKDLD